In the genome of Bordetella avium, the window ATCCAGTTGCGTGATCAGGTCCGCCGGCAAAGGCTGGCTAACCAAGAGCGTCAGGGCATTGCGATCCCGTGCCACCTGACGCAGGTACTGGGCCCGATTGCGTTCGGCGGTGCGCAGAGATACCTCAGCCTGGCTCAGATCCAGCTCGGTGGCCACACCCTGATCGAAACTCTGTTTGGTCAAGTCGTAGGAAGCCCGCTGCGAAGCCAGTGTTTGCTCGGTAAGCTGTAGTAGTTCTTGATCTGCGCATAAGGTCAGATAGGCATTGGCCGTTTCGGCGATCAGGGTCAGTTGCGTAGCCTGGCGCGTCTCATCCTGCGCCAGATAGGTCTGCAATGCCTGCTCAGTCAGGCTCTGAATCCGCCCGAACAGGTCCAGCTCCCACGACGACACCGCTGCCCCCACCCGGTACTGCCTTGATATCTGCAGACTGCCGTTTTGTGTCAGGCTGGCTGGCGTGCGCTGCACATTCGCCGTGCCCGCCGCGCCCACGGTCGGCAAGAGATCCGCGCGCTCGATACGGTATTGCGCGCGCGCCGCCTCCACATTGAGCGCCGCCACACGCAGATCGCGGTTATTCTCCAGCGTCAGCGTCAGAATCCACTGCAACAGCGAATCCTGGAAGAAATCACGCCAACCCACGTCGGCCGCGGCCAGTTCACCTGCCCCGGCCTGCGTTGCGGCATAGGCGGGGCCGGTCGGATAGCTGGCCGACACCGGCGCATCCGGGCGTTCATACTTGGGCGCCAGTGAGCAACCGGCCAGGGCGCTGGCCAGCGCCGTCAGGGTCAACAAGGTTTTCATGTTCGGGATCATCAGTACTGATCTCCGTGGGAATGAGAGTGCGCGGCATTTTCCTCGGCCTGCATCTCAGCGCGGCGGCGAACCTTGAACAGACGCAACACCAGCACAAAGAACAGCGGCACGAAGAAAATCGCCAGAAAGGTGCCCGACAGCATGCCGCCAATCACACCGGTACCAATGGCGTGCTGACTGCCCGAGCCCGCGCCATTGGAAATCGCCAGTGGCACAACGCCCAGAACAAAAGCCAGCGAGGTCATCAAAATCGGCCGCAAACGTTGCCGCGCAGCATGTACGGCAGCCTCGACCAGGCTGGCGCCCTGCTCGTAATAGTCCTTGGCGAACTCCACGATCAGAATCGCGTTCTTGGCCGCCAGCCCCACCGTCGTCAGCAGCCCCACCTGGAAATACACGTCATTGGACAAACCGCGCATCAGGGTGGCGAGCAAAGCGCCTAACACGCCCAGCGGCACCACCAGCATGACTGCGGTCGGAATACTCCAGCTTTCATAGAGGGCGGCCAAACACAAGAACACCACAATCAGCGAGATGGCATAAAGTGCG includes:
- a CDS encoding efflux transporter outer membrane subunit; this encodes MIPNMKTLLTLTALASALAGCSLAPKYERPDAPVSASYPTGPAYAATQAGAGELAAADVGWRDFFQDSLLQWILTLTLENNRDLRVAALNVEAARAQYRIERADLLPTVGAAGTANVQRTPASLTQNGSLQISRQYRVGAAVSSWELDLFGRIQSLTEQALQTYLAQDETRQATQLTLIAETANAYLTLCADQELLQLTEQTLASQRASYDLTKQSFDQGVATELDLSQAEVSLRTAERNRAQYLRQVARDRNALTLLVSQPLPADLITQLDAIKQLPDDVVIANLPAGLPADLLARRPDIRAAEHQLQGVNANIGAARAAFFPTISLTGSAGVASGSLGSLFDAGSGAWSFAPQITMPIFAGGALLANLDLAQVRKRIGIANYEKAIQIGFREVADGLAGRVTLDQQILAQRQLVEANQRAYTLSDQRFRQGVDSYLSVLDSQRSLYSSQQALVDTRLARLANLIDLYKALGGGWTERSVGQAGRQ